From one Planococcus citri chromosome 3, ihPlaCitr1.1, whole genome shotgun sequence genomic stretch:
- the Dic1 gene encoding mitochondrial dicarboxylate carrier has protein sequence MKDKNQKLARWYFGGLGSAGAACCTHPLDLLKVQLQTQQGGSTSVFNLTVKIIKSDGVLALYNGLSASLCRQLSYSTVRFGIYEVGKQGLSARDKNIPFYQRVLLASVAGAAGGFVGTPADMINVRMQNDMKLPLEQRRNYKHAFDGVFRVWREEGFPRLFSGASMATSRAVLMTVGQLSFYDQIKQMLIASGVFADNLLTHFMASLAAGAIATTLTQPLDVLKTRMMNAKPGEFSGIFDLIKYTAKLGPVGFFKGYVPAFVRLAPQTILTFVFLEQLRLNFGFYPQAVASSNKKDE, from the exons ATGAAAGACAAGAATCAGAAATTGGCTCGTTGGTATTTTGGTGGCTTGGGTTCCGCTGGAGCTGCCTGCTGTACTCATCCGCTGGATTTGTTAAAA GTGCAATTACAAACTCAACAAGGTGGAAGTACTTCAGTTTTCAACTTGACCGTAAAGATTATCAAAAGTGACGGAGTCCTAGCACTTTACAATGGCTTATCAGCGTCTCTTTGTCGACAATTGTCGTATTCGACTGTTAGGTTTGGAATTTACGAA gttggTAAGCAGGGTTTATCAGCTAGAGataaaaacattccattttatCAGCGCGTATTATTAGCCTCTGTTGCTGGTGCTGCTGGAGGGTTCGTCGGAACACCAGCTGATATGATCAATGTTCGTATGCAAAACGATATGAAATTACCGTTAGAGCAACGCAGAAA TTATAAACACGCTTTTGACGGAGTCTTCCGAGTATGGAGAGAAGAAGGATTCCCTAGACTGTTCTCAGGTGCCTCTATGGCCACATCTCGCGCAGTCTTGATGACTGTCGGTCAATTATCATTTTACGATCAAATCAAGCAAATGCTAATCGCATCCGGTGTTTTTGCCGATAACTTATTAACACATTTTATGGCTAGTTTAGCTGCT GGTGCTATTGCTACTACTCTTACTCAACCATTGGACGTGTTGAAAACGCGTATGATGAACGCCAAACCAGGAGAATTTTCT GGTATTTTCGATTTAATAAAATACACAGCTAAACTAGGACCTGTaggattttttaaa gGTTATGTTCCTGCATTTGTGCGTCTTGCTCCGCAAACCATATTAACTTTCGTATTTTTGGAACAATTACGACTGAATTTCGGATTTTACCCGCAAGCAGTTGCTTCTTCGAATAAAAAGgacgaataa